Within the Hypericibacter adhaerens genome, the region GATGCCCAGGAAGTCGCCCGGAAACAGGAATCCGGTAATCTGGCGGCGGCCGTCCGGCAGGAGCTTGATCAGGCGGACAGCGCCGGTGAGGACGTTGAAGAGGTTGTCGGCCGGCTCGCCCTCGCTGAAGATCAGCTGGCCTTCTTCGTACTGTGCCTCCCGGACGATGCGCTGCATGCGCTCGAGCTCGCCGGGTGCGAGCGAGCTGCAGACCCCGATCGCCCGGATCTCGCAGTCGGCACAGCCCGTGGTGATCGCCCGATCCTGCCGCGGTTTGGCCAGCGGCGACGCCGTGTTTCCCATGGTCCGCCACCCGTTCGGAATTGGGTCCGGGCATTCTGTAGAACCAGGGACAGGGATACAACCCGAAGCGGCTCGTTGCGGCGCGACAGTTTGATCCAGATCATCGTAGCGCGGGCGCCACGAGGCCAGAATTCCGCCGAACTGCAACCGGATTGCAACCGGATCCGCCATGTCCCTCAGATTGCAGACCGTTCTGCTGCATGCCGCCGAGGCCGACCGGGCCTACCCGATCGTTCAGCTCGCCACCGGCATCTCGCTCGCGCGCTGGCGCGCCTTTGTGTCGCAGCGTACCGGCGACGAGGACGGCAGCGCCGGGATCATGGTGGCCCAGGATTCGCACGGCTATATCCAGGGAATCGGCAGCTTCTACGCGACGGAGGATCTGCGCCACGGATCCTGCCTGGTCGTGGACAATCTGCTGGCGCTCGATCTCCTGGGCGGGCAGGGCGTGTCGAAGTTCCTGCTGCGCCGGCTGATCACCTTCGCCCGCGAGCATGATTTGCAGGCGATCGAGACCCATCTTCCCCGCGGCGGCTTCATCATCCGCAGCGCGTCGGAAGGGCTTTCCCGATTGCTGCTCAATGACGGCCATCACCTGGAGGGCGTATGGGCCATGCTGCCGCTGGATCACCGGCCGCAGGCGGACCCGGCGGCCCATTGAAAGGGCCGCGATCCGACGCGGATTCCCCGCCGGGCGTTCAGGGATGCCGAAGCAGGAGGCGGTTGACCCGCGCGATCAGATCCTCGCGCGCGGCATCGTCCGGCAGCTCTTCCAGCTTCCGGCGCAGATCGAGCGTCAGGGCCGCGAGCCCGTTATGCCAGTCGGCGGCCGGCTGCTGGCCGGTGGCGAGGCGCCGTGCCGTGCCCGGCTGCTTCGCCGGCCGCTCGCCTGAGAGCGCGAAGACGTCGTCGAGCTCCGGGATCAAGATCCGGTCGGCCGCATAGCCGGCCGAGACGAGCCCGTCGCGCAGGCCCGCCAAGGCGTCCGGCTCGCCATGGGTCAGGTAGATCGCGCGGGCCACGGGGAGACGGGCCTTCACCCATTCGATCAGGCCGCCGCGGTCGGCATGGCCGGAATAGGCGTCCATGCTGCGCAGGGTCGCGCGCACATTGATCTCGTCGCCCTGGATCCGGACGGACGGCACGCCGGATTGGAGAAGCTGGCCGAGCGTACCGAGCGCCTGGTAGCCGACGAACAGGACCGTCGCGTCGTCGCGCCAGAGATTCTGCTTCAGGTGATGGCGGATGCGTCCGGCATCGCACATGCCGCTGCCGGCGATGATGATGGCACCGCCATTGATCCGGTTGATCGACTTGCTCTGCTCCGAGGTTTCCATCAGATGCAGGTTGGGCGCCGAGAAGGGATTGCCGATCGCGCCGATATCCTCGAGCTCGGCCGCATGGGCGAGGAAGACCTGCGTCGCCTTGATCGCCAGCGGGGAATCGAGGAACACGGGTACCTTCGGCAATTCGCCCCGGGCCATGAGCAGGCCGAGATCGAGCAGCAGCTCCTGGGTCCGCTCGACGGCGAAGGCCGGGATCAGCAGGTTGCCGCCGCGGGCGAGCGCCGCCGTGACCTCGTCCCGGAACTGGGCGCGCCGTGAAGCGGCATCGGTGTCCGCACGGTCGCGGTTGCCATAGGTGCTTTCGACGACGAGATAGTCGCAGCCGGCGGGGCCGGTCGGATCGGGGTGGAAGGATTTGTTCCGGGGCCCGATATCGCCCGAGAAGACCACCCGCAGCGGCCGCCCCGCGGCGGCGCCATCCGCGATCTCGATCTCGATGGAGGCCGATCCCAGGATATGGCCCGCATTCCAGAAGCGGGCGCGCACGCCGCGGCCGCAGGCGATCCACTCGTCATAGGCGCAGGCGCGCAGATGTTTCAGCGAGGCCTCGGCATCGGCCTGGGTGTAGATCGGATCGACGGCCGCGCGGCCGCGCCGGAGGTTGCGCCGGTTGAGCGTCTCCACCTCCATCTCCTGCACATAACCGCTGTCCGGCAGGGTGAAGGTCAGCAGATCCAGGGTGCCGCGTGTCGTGTAGATGGGGTGCTTGAACCCGGCTTTGACGAGCTTGGGCAGCAGGCCGCAATGATCGGTATGCGCATGCGTGAGCAGCGCGAAATCGATCTGTGCCGGCACGAAGGGGAAGGCCGTGTAGTTGAGCGCCTTGAGGGTCTTGGGGCCCTGGAACAGGCCGCAATCCACCAGGAACGACCCGCCCGGGTGGGAGATGCGGTAGCAGGAGCCGGTGACGCCGCCGGAAGCGCCGGCGAAGGCGATCTTGACAGTCATGGGCACCACTCAGGGTGAGGATGGGCTGCGGCCATCGAGCTCATAGCCGATGCTCTCGGCGGCGAGCTCGGTGGCGAAGCGGAAATCGGACTGGAAGCAGGCATGGATCCGATAGAGCGGCTGGCCCTGCTTGACCCGGTCCCCCAGCTTGGCCAGGAGATCGATCCCCGCCCCCTTGTCCATGGGGGCGCCGGCGAGCCGCGCGATGCGGCCGATGCGGTAGCAGTCGATCGCCGTGACGATGCCGCTTGCGGGGGCGGCGATCTCCGCGGTCAATTCGCCCGGGCTCTCGCGAACCGGATTGCGGCCCTGGCCGTCGATGATGCGTTCCATCGCGGCCAGCGCCTGGCCGCTTTCGAGGATCTCGCGCGCCCGCGCATGGCCGCCGCCGCCCCGCAAGGCCGGGTCGAAATCGATGATGCGGCCGGCCAGCAGCAGCGATTTCTCCTTGAGGTCGTGCGGTGCCTCCGGCGCATTGGCCAATACGGCCATCACGTCCCGTGCCTCCAGCACCGGGCCGATGCCGCGGCCGACCGGCTGGCGGCCGTCGGTGAACTCGATCTCCACCTGCAGCCCGACGCGGTCCCCCACGAACTCGAAGAGCTTCCGCAGCCGGATCGCCTCGGCCAGGCTGCGCACCTTGGCCGTGGGGCCGACGGGAATGTCGATCAGGAGATGGGTCGATCCGGCCGCGAGCTTCTTCGACAGGATCGAGGCCACGAGCTGTTCCTGGGTGTCGATCGAGAGCGGCCGTTCGACCGAGATCAGGATGTCGTCGGCCGGGGAGAGATTCACATGGCCGCCCCAGACCAGGCAGCCGTGCGCCTTCTCCACCACGTTGCGCATCTCGGCGATGCCGAGATCGACCCGGGCCAGCACCTCCATGCTGTCGGCGGTGCCGGCGGCCGAGGTGATGGCGCGCGACGAGGTCTTCGGCATCGTCAGGCCATGCGCCGCGACGATCGGCACCACGATCATCGAGGTCCGGTTGCCGGGAATCCCGCCGATGCAATGCTTGTCGACGATCACCGGGTCCGCCCAGGACAACCGGTTGCCGACCTCCGCCATGGCGCGGGTCAGGTCGAGCACCTCGGTGGCGGAGAGGAACCGCGCCGAGGCGATCAGGAAAGCGGCGATCTCCGTCTTGGAATAGCGGCTGGCGGCGACGTCCTGGATGATCGCCTCGAGCTCGGCGCGGGAGAGATGCGCGCCCGCGATCTTGCGGCGGACCGCCTCGAGGCTCTTGGGCGGCGAGGCGGGGGCGATCTCGACGGCCGCGCCTTCGGCCAGGCCCAGCTGGCGGAAGGCCTGCTCGGCGAGGCCGAGCTCGTCGGGGGCGATCAGCCCCGGCTGGTCGACGATGTTGAGGACGGCCAGGATGCGCCGCCCGTCCTGCTGCACTTCGATCTTGCTCAGGGCCTGGAACTCCGCCGGACGGTAGGTCGGGCAGTCGCGCGCCAGGAAGGCGACATTCTCGCGGTAGGTGTCTATGGCGAGGCGGCGGAGCCTGAGCATCGAATCACCGTCGGGGGTGTGGAAAGCCGCCGCCATCCTAGCCGCGAATCCGCATTCGCGTGGAAGCGCGGCGCCGGAGTTCGGGAGGAGGGATGAAAGGGTGAGAGGAGGGCGGTCCCCCGGCCTCGGGCGGAGAGCCGGGGGACCTACCCGAGCGCGAACGTCAGGAGTCTAACGTTTTGCGATCGGGATCTTCTTCTGCGCGGCCGCCGTCCCCGCCCGCTTGGGCAGGGTGACCGTCAGAACACCGTTCTCGAACAGGGCGCTGACGGCG harbors:
- a CDS encoding MBL fold metallo-hydrolase, which produces MTVKIAFAGASGGVTGSCYRISHPGGSFLVDCGLFQGPKTLKALNYTAFPFVPAQIDFALLTHAHTDHCGLLPKLVKAGFKHPIYTTRGTLDLLTFTLPDSGYVQEMEVETLNRRNLRRGRAAVDPIYTQADAEASLKHLRACAYDEWIACGRGVRARFWNAGHILGSASIEIEIADGAAAGRPLRVVFSGDIGPRNKSFHPDPTGPAGCDYLVVESTYGNRDRADTDAASRRAQFRDEVTAALARGGNLLIPAFAVERTQELLLDLGLLMARGELPKVPVFLDSPLAIKATQVFLAHAAELEDIGAIGNPFSAPNLHLMETSEQSKSINRINGGAIIIAGSGMCDAGRIRHHLKQNLWRDDATVLFVGYQALGTLGQLLQSGVPSVRIQGDEINVRATLRSMDAYSGHADRGGLIEWVKARLPVARAIYLTHGEPDALAGLRDGLVSAGYAADRILIPELDDVFALSGERPAKQPGTARRLATGQQPAADWHNGLAALTLDLRRKLEELPDDAAREDLIARVNRLLLRHP
- a CDS encoding thymidine phosphorylase family protein — its product is MLRLRRLAIDTYRENVAFLARDCPTYRPAEFQALSKIEVQQDGRRILAVLNIVDQPGLIAPDELGLAEQAFRQLGLAEGAAVEIAPASPPKSLEAVRRKIAGAHLSRAELEAIIQDVAASRYSKTEIAAFLIASARFLSATEVLDLTRAMAEVGNRLSWADPVIVDKHCIGGIPGNRTSMIVVPIVAAHGLTMPKTSSRAITSAAGTADSMEVLARVDLGIAEMRNVVEKAHGCLVWGGHVNLSPADDILISVERPLSIDTQEQLVASILSKKLAAGSTHLLIDIPVGPTAKVRSLAEAIRLRKLFEFVGDRVGLQVEIEFTDGRQPVGRGIGPVLEARDVMAVLANAPEAPHDLKEKSLLLAGRIIDFDPALRGGGGHARAREILESGQALAAMERIIDGQGRNPVRESPGELTAEIAAPASGIVTAIDCYRIGRIARLAGAPMDKGAGIDLLAKLGDRVKQGQPLYRIHACFQSDFRFATELAAESIGYELDGRSPSSP